Within the Corynebacterium sp. sy039 genome, the region CACGCACACGCACAAAACTTACGTGAGTCTGGTGTAGAGGTTGTTATCGGTTTGCGCGAAGGCTCTAAATCTGCGCAAAAAGCTCAAGAAGCCGGGTTTGAGGTAAAAAGCAATGCTGATGCCGCTGCATGGGCGGATCTTATTATGCTGCTTGCACCAGATACTTCACAAGCAAAAATCTTTAAGGAAGATATCGAACCACACCTTAGCGCAGGAGATGCCCTGTTCTTTGGGCACGGACTCAATATCCACTTCGATTTGATTACCCCAGCTGAGGACATCATCGTTGGTATGGTAGCGCCAAAAGGTCCTGGTCACCTTGTTCGTCGCCAGTTCGTCGATGGCAAAGGCGTGCCGACACTTATTGCTATTGACCAAGACCCAACTGGTCAAGCACAAGCACTTGCCCTATCGTACGCAGCAGCAATCGGCGGTGCACGTGCTGGTGTTATTGCCACTACCTTCAAGGAAGAAACAGAAACCGATCTCTTTGGTGAGCAGGCGGTACTCTGTGGTGGTCTTGAACACCTCATGATGAAAGGCTTTGAGGTATTGACCGAA harbors:
- the ilvC gene encoding ketol-acid reductoisomerase, which translates into the protein MAIDVYYDADADLSLIQERKVAIIGYGSQGHAHAQNLRESGVEVVIGLREGSKSAQKAQEAGFEVKSNADAAAWADLIMLLAPDTSQAKIFKEDIEPHLSAGDALFFGHGLNIHFDLITPAEDIIVGMVAPKGPGHLVRRQFVDGKGVPTLIAIDQDPTGQAQALALSYAAAIGGARAGVIATTFKEETETDLFGEQAVLCGGLEHLMMKGFEVLTEAGYEPEMAYFEVLHEMKLIVDLIWEGGIENMNYSISETAELGGYVAGPRIITPEVKENMKAVLADIQSGKFVRDMMADVAAGQPEMKRYREEIAAHPIESTGSKLRDMMSWVKNPLNETA